In the Leptospira bourretii genome, one interval contains:
- a CDS encoding alpha/beta fold hydrolase has protein sequence MHGIETKSDLNREGSNRKMKQKSFRFRNWECAYLDSETPGPVLVFCHANGYSAGCYRYYFNLLSKHYRVIAPDFLGHGRSEFSLKFNNWNVFRDQILALLDFESINKTTIIGHSLGGASSLLAAAKEPSRFEKVLAMDPVILGWKLILLSKFLENPLAKGAKKRRTHFKSIELVRRSFRKFPAFANFEPSIFEDYLNSCFINTGHDSEVKLCCDPKVEARIFGHAHFHVFKNFYGIKTENHIAIPEKFEVCSPKYANLLAKKHPKSDVTIFPGFTHFFPFERPKETWDWMRQCLEIKED, from the coding sequence TTGCATGGGATAGAGACAAAATCCGATCTAAATCGGGAAGGGTCAAATAGAAAAATGAAACAAAAATCCTTTCGGTTCAGAAACTGGGAATGCGCCTACTTAGATTCGGAAACTCCGGGTCCCGTTCTCGTTTTCTGTCATGCCAATGGTTATAGTGCTGGTTGTTACCGATATTACTTTAATTTATTATCAAAACACTATCGAGTCATTGCTCCTGATTTTTTGGGACATGGACGTTCTGAGTTTAGTTTAAAATTTAATAACTGGAATGTGTTTCGAGATCAAATCCTCGCACTTCTTGATTTTGAATCCATCAACAAAACAACTATCATCGGTCATTCACTAGGTGGTGCCTCATCACTTTTAGCCGCTGCCAAAGAACCTTCCCGTTTTGAAAAAGTACTCGCCATGGACCCTGTCATCTTAGGTTGGAAACTCATCCTCCTTTCTAAATTTTTAGAAAACCCTTTAGCAAAGGGTGCCAAAAAAAGAAGAACTCATTTCAAATCGATTGAGCTTGTTAGGCGGTCTTTTCGAAAATTCCCCGCCTTTGCCAACTTCGAACCTTCCATCTTCGAAGATTATCTAAACTCTTGTTTTATAAACACTGGCCACGACTCAGAAGTCAAACTATGTTGTGATCCAAAAGTGGAAGCAAGAATCTTTGGACATGCCCACTTCCATGTCTTCAAAAACTTTTATGGAATCAAAACGGAAAACCATATCGCCATTCCCGAAAAATTCGAAGTCTGTAGTCCAAAGTATGCCAACCTCCTCGCAAAAAAACATCCTAAGTCCGATGTCACCATCTTCCCTGGCTTCACACATTTTTTCCCCTTCGAAAGACCAAAAGAAACTTGGGATTGGATGCGGCAATGTTTGGAGATTAAAGAAGATTGA
- the mtnA gene encoding S-methyl-5-thioribose-1-phosphate isomerase — translation MTHPEFLPIQWKSSHLELLDQRILPGKKEFLKITTVEETILAIREMAVRGAPAIAITGVFGLTLGAKSRVGVASAKEIDFLLTSVLESRPTAVNLSYAIREAKNRIQGITDWSLIANSWESYGNEMVQLDLAANKALGENGVSLFSKDQSEFHIITHCNTGALATAGHGTALGVIRSLRDSGKKVIVYADETRPFLQGSRLTAFEMMEEGIECYIITDGMSGWLMNHRKIDAVLVGCDRVAANGDTANKIGTYNLGIVAKEHGVPFYVCATKDSFDLNLKTGDEIPIEMRKESEVTQFDFLKTEDGNFLFPEGKTSPIGARALNPSFDVTKAHLIKNFITEFGCFGPDEISVRLKTV, via the coding sequence ATGACTCACCCGGAATTTTTACCCATCCAATGGAAATCCTCCCATTTGGAACTTCTTGACCAAAGGATTTTGCCTGGAAAAAAAGAATTTTTAAAAATAACAACTGTTGAAGAAACCATATTAGCGATCCGAGAAATGGCTGTTAGGGGAGCACCTGCCATCGCCATCACCGGAGTTTTTGGTCTGACTTTAGGTGCAAAATCCCGGGTGGGAGTTGCCTCCGCAAAGGAGATTGACTTTCTACTTACCTCCGTTCTAGAATCTCGACCTACTGCTGTTAATTTGAGTTACGCCATCCGTGAAGCTAAAAATCGAATCCAAGGCATTACCGATTGGAGTTTGATCGCAAATTCTTGGGAATCCTATGGCAATGAGATGGTTCAATTAGATTTAGCCGCCAATAAAGCGTTAGGTGAAAATGGAGTTTCTTTATTTTCCAAGGACCAATCGGAATTTCATATCATTACGCATTGTAATACCGGTGCTTTGGCTACGGCCGGACATGGAACGGCCCTCGGGGTCATCAGAAGTTTGCGGGACTCAGGGAAAAAAGTCATTGTGTACGCTGACGAAACAAGGCCTTTTTTGCAAGGATCGAGACTCACTGCCTTTGAAATGATGGAAGAGGGAATCGAATGTTATATCATCACTGATGGGATGAGCGGATGGCTCATGAACCACAGAAAAATTGATGCGGTATTAGTTGGATGTGACCGTGTCGCTGCCAATGGAGACACTGCTAACAAAATTGGGACTTACAATTTAGGGATAGTCGCCAAAGAACACGGAGTTCCCTTTTATGTCTGCGCCACAAAAGACAGTTTTGATCTAAATTTGAAAACTGGGGATGAAATTCCTATCGAAATGCGAAAAGAATCAGAGGTGACACAATTTGATTTTTTAAAAACGGAAGATGGAAATTTTTTATTTCCAGAAGGAAAAACTTCGCCGATTGGTGCTCGTGCCCTCAATCCGTCTTTTGATGTAACCAAAGCTCACTTAATCAAAAACTTTATCACAGAATTTGGATGTTTTGGACCAGATGAGATTTCAGTTCGTCTAAAGACTGTATGA
- a CDS encoding DMT family transporter, with product MQFQVILFFCIAVFFNALANILIKSSSLQDQTKTLSGGLWETIFTVFNPYFIGGLASFGLALLGYRYVLGKGLKLSLAYPVFTSSGFIIVLIASSLFFKERLNLTQWLGIAFILIGVWLTALQMFDVKS from the coding sequence ATGCAATTCCAGGTCATCCTCTTCTTCTGTATAGCCGTATTCTTTAATGCATTGGCTAATATTTTAATCAAATCCTCATCCTTACAAGACCAAACAAAAACATTGTCAGGTGGTCTTTGGGAAACAATCTTTACAGTGTTTAATCCTTACTTTATAGGTGGGCTCGCTAGTTTTGGTTTAGCCTTACTGGGGTATCGATATGTGTTGGGGAAAGGTTTGAAACTTTCACTTGCATATCCAGTATTTACATCTAGTGGATTTATCATTGTTCTGATCGCATCGTCGCTTTTCTTTAAGGAAAGATTAAATTTAACGCAGTGGTTAGGGATTGCATTTATATTGATTGGTGTTTGGCTTACCGCCTTGCAAATGTTTGATGTTAAATCGTAA
- a CDS encoding class I SAM-dependent DNA methyltransferase, with product MKLYSELAEYYFTIEEPGRKFSEEILFLRDTFKRHKIHTVLDIGCGTGEHVKELQGMGFKPLGVDGSPRMLEIAKARFPHCQFELGKMEVYVAKQPADAVICLYGTFNYLINDDLVQNFLRNCYKNLKQAGLLVLEIWNADPIHRIKRKPITTVSNVRQGATSIRRNRGFRLTRADDVAIVEVNYVYNLNQKDLKDKHTMRVFHFPQVRNFLDDNKFDVLHVYSNYDGEKYIKTGARMLIVAKKRS from the coding sequence ATGAAACTCTATTCCGAATTGGCCGAATACTATTTTACCATCGAAGAACCAGGTCGCAAGTTTTCGGAAGAAATTCTTTTCTTGCGAGATACATTTAAGCGACATAAAATACATACTGTTTTGGATATCGGCTGCGGGACTGGTGAACATGTCAAAGAACTCCAAGGAATGGGTTTTAAACCACTTGGTGTGGATGGTTCTCCCAGGATGTTAGAAATTGCCAAGGCTCGTTTTCCCCATTGCCAATTTGAACTGGGAAAAATGGAAGTATACGTCGCCAAACAACCTGCAGATGCAGTGATTTGTTTGTATGGAACTTTTAATTATCTCATCAACGATGATTTGGTTCAAAATTTCCTACGGAATTGTTATAAAAACTTAAAACAAGCCGGGCTTTTGGTTTTAGAAATTTGGAATGCGGATCCCATCCACCGCATCAAACGAAAACCCATCACCACTGTGAGTAATGTGCGTCAAGGTGCCACTTCCATTCGTAGGAATCGAGGATTTCGATTAACAAGAGCAGACGATGTTGCCATAGTTGAAGTGAACTATGTATATAATTTGAATCAAAAAGATTTGAAAGACAAACATACGATGCGTGTTTTTCATTTCCCGCAGGTTCGAAATTTCTTAGACGATAATAAGTTTGATGTTCTCCATGTTTATAGCAACTACGACGGTGAAAAATATATAAAAACCGGTGCAAGGATGCTCATCGTCGCCAAAAAGAGGTCTTGA
- a CDS encoding alpha/beta hydrolase, with protein MKPYVLAIPLVLSYAGLKQKKSLERKELQLPDTGRRAFHFYPTGKNPESLPGVYIQHGMSAMGIDDPRILELAENIASSNHSVILPELPEVKGLKIEEKTISNIQNLMLEIYSTKHLFNGNQLGYLSASFSAGMGLIAGSRSNTRDKIKSSMAIGAYCDFLDTVPFVFSNYEIDPYAVYVILYNFIHRFEPSLSEELEPVYYEAALDNGLKRIGNEAFALNLLEKTSNRAKDFFSQVGRDGNFRKELAKRVLDTVPKNLPENLSPFYQLETLEGPVSLLHGKTDPVISPDESEKLTLLFQKKQIPYVYRTSTALTHGDSLPLHSQIFGVPALLQTFGSFLYWLDR; from the coding sequence ATGAAACCTTATGTTTTGGCAATCCCACTCGTTTTGAGTTATGCTGGGTTGAAACAAAAAAAATCTTTAGAACGTAAAGAACTCCAATTGCCAGACACAGGCAGAAGGGCATTTCATTTTTATCCAACGGGAAAAAATCCTGAATCTCTACCGGGAGTTTATATCCAACATGGCATGAGTGCCATGGGAATTGACGACCCAAGGATTCTGGAACTTGCAGAAAACATTGCTAGTTCTAATCATAGTGTCATTTTACCAGAACTTCCCGAAGTAAAGGGATTAAAAATCGAAGAAAAAACAATTTCCAATATCCAAAACTTAATGTTGGAAATCTATTCCACCAAACATTTATTTAACGGAAATCAATTAGGATACTTATCAGCAAGTTTTTCTGCAGGAATGGGACTCATTGCAGGTTCCAGATCCAATACAAGAGATAAAATAAAATCTTCCATGGCCATCGGAGCCTACTGTGATTTTTTAGATACCGTACCCTTTGTATTTTCAAATTACGAAATTGATCCGTACGCTGTGTACGTAATTCTTTATAACTTTATCCATCGTTTTGAACCATCACTTTCGGAAGAATTAGAACCCGTATATTACGAAGCGGCCCTCGACAATGGATTGAAACGAATAGGGAATGAAGCCTTCGCTCTTAACTTACTTGAAAAAACTTCAAACCGAGCCAAAGATTTTTTTTCCCAAGTGGGACGAGATGGAAATTTCCGTAAAGAACTTGCCAAACGAGTCCTGGACACTGTTCCTAAAAACCTTCCCGAAAATCTTTCGCCCTTTTACCAATTGGAAACTTTGGAAGGCCCGGTCTCTCTCCTTCATGGAAAAACGGATCCGGTGATCTCACCCGACGAATCGGAAAAACTCACCCTCCTCTTCCAGAAAAAACAAATTCCTTATGTCTACCGCACCTCCACTGCCCTCACTCATGGGGATAGCCTCCCGCTCCATTCCCAAATTTTTGGGGTTCCGGCTCTCCTCCAGACCTTCGGAAGTTTTCTATATTGGCTCGACCGATAG
- a CDS encoding sigma-54 down-regulated protein, with translation MEQQVKDGLNFILGAVNTAKVEAEKAFSNINTGFQSLAAKGAQDQSEVSVNLRKYLQEGISQVETIIGKANTVVAETKAKVATVTSKA, from the coding sequence ATGGAACAACAAGTAAAAGACGGATTAAACTTCATCCTAGGTGCAGTGAACACAGCAAAAGTAGAAGCTGAAAAAGCTTTCTCTAACATCAACACTGGATTTCAGTCTTTAGCTGCAAAAGGTGCGCAAGACCAAAGTGAAGTTTCTGTAAACCTTAGAAAATACCTTCAAGAAGGAATTTCTCAAGTAGAAACAATCATCGGAAAAGCAAACACTGTTGTTGCTGAAACAAAAGCAAAAGTAGCAACTGTTACTTCTAAAGCTTAA
- a CDS encoding CHAT domain-containing protein has product MLSLIIDRVGNVNIFNVLEDNLPVEESHIQSTLDDDLIFEYLGEVERLVHVSQSVLSNSNQILNADILQDLKVLGETFYQQFFPASIIEKLKNTTKHSIHFNIDPALALIPWELLHDGASFLSDKFRIGKTIRGGLHRPTHHENRKIKMLIIADPTEDLPHAQKEGEVLFSVLSQKVPTHLLELEFIGGKQVTKLKLLSLIKDKHIIHYSGHLHFSDDSLENGWLLSDGKVLKAREIKSTGIDTDLVFSNSCMSAKSAGKKLNPNILNQYAGAFLTAGIKTFVGTNWEILDNERTIDFTVRFYTFLFSDKSVGESLYLSKEFARRNYHANDLTWANYALYGNPDFSLFVKDRRNFHSAKILNPTSVIEFYPTPIAVAYSKLINSNKAKSIDKSNLVNLIKLFEAISQVVGMMVFSDHAAHAMNKSIPNNPDDAVSLRKWWELVYGCVWDFQKLKISSILEAALPVLHEQKETIFKIVGWMESWEQEEIKEEEIESYQIIMQFFLENMLLEFSELEKVSVLLVSENQNPHFYFKGIKPAYLYPSSPGSKDKLQEQLSKHKGNLVLVHENRKIVIPFPTYFKERKETGDLELVFNGLTPFAPGAKQS; this is encoded by the coding sequence ATGCTCTCCCTAATCATCGACAGAGTTGGAAACGTTAATATCTTCAATGTTTTAGAAGATAATCTTCCCGTAGAAGAGTCACATATCCAATCCACGTTAGATGATGATCTAATTTTTGAATACTTGGGAGAAGTAGAGAGACTGGTCCATGTTTCTCAATCAGTACTTTCTAATTCAAACCAGATTCTCAATGCTGACATTCTCCAAGATTTAAAAGTACTTGGCGAAACTTTTTACCAACAGTTTTTTCCTGCATCCATCATTGAAAAATTAAAAAACACAACCAAACACAGCATTCATTTTAATATAGACCCAGCTCTTGCTCTCATTCCTTGGGAACTTCTGCACGATGGTGCCAGTTTTCTTTCCGACAAATTTAGAATTGGAAAAACAATTCGTGGTGGATTACATCGCCCCACTCACCATGAAAATCGAAAGATTAAGATGCTTATCATTGCCGATCCAACAGAGGATCTTCCCCACGCGCAAAAAGAAGGTGAGGTATTGTTTTCTGTTTTAAGTCAAAAGGTTCCTACACATTTGTTGGAACTTGAGTTCATTGGCGGAAAACAAGTCACCAAATTAAAGTTACTCTCTCTTATCAAAGACAAACATATCATTCATTATTCGGGGCACCTACATTTTTCAGATGACTCATTAGAAAATGGTTGGTTGTTGTCAGACGGAAAGGTTTTAAAAGCACGCGAAATCAAATCAACAGGAATTGATACTGATTTAGTATTTTCTAACTCTTGTATGTCAGCAAAGTCTGCTGGTAAAAAGTTAAATCCGAATATTTTGAATCAGTATGCGGGTGCTTTTTTAACTGCTGGAATTAAAACCTTTGTTGGAACCAATTGGGAAATTTTAGATAACGAACGAACCATTGATTTTACCGTCAGGTTTTATACCTTTCTATTTTCTGATAAATCTGTAGGTGAGTCCTTGTATTTATCCAAAGAGTTTGCAAGACGAAATTATCATGCAAACGACTTAACCTGGGCAAATTATGCTTTGTATGGGAATCCTGATTTTTCTTTATTTGTAAAAGATAGAAGAAATTTTCACTCAGCAAAAATCTTAAATCCAACTTCTGTAATCGAGTTTTATCCCACACCCATTGCCGTTGCTTACTCAAAGTTAATCAATTCCAACAAAGCAAAATCCATCGATAAAAGTAATTTGGTCAATTTGATTAAGTTGTTTGAAGCAATCAGTCAGGTTGTGGGAATGATGGTATTTAGTGACCATGCCGCCCATGCGATGAACAAATCAATCCCGAATAACCCCGATGATGCGGTATCGCTTCGAAAGTGGTGGGAACTTGTGTATGGTTGTGTTTGGGATTTCCAAAAACTAAAGATTTCTAGTATTTTAGAAGCGGCCTTACCTGTTTTACATGAACAAAAAGAAACTATTTTTAAAATTGTTGGATGGATGGAATCTTGGGAACAAGAAGAGATCAAAGAAGAAGAAATAGAATCTTATCAGATCATTATGCAGTTCTTTTTGGAGAATATGTTACTAGAGTTTTCGGAACTAGAGAAAGTTAGTGTTCTTTTGGTATCCGAAAATCAAAATCCACATTTTTATTTTAAAGGGATCAAACCTGCCTATTTATATCCATCCTCTCCTGGTTCAAAAGATAAATTACAAGAACAACTATCAAAACACAAAGGAAATCTTGTACTGGTTCATGAAAACCGTAAGATTGTGATTCCTTTTCCTACTTACTTTAAAGAACGAAAAGAAACGGGAGACCTAGAACTTGTGTTTAATGGTCTTACTCCTTTTGCTCCAGGAGCAAAACAGAGTTGA
- a CDS encoding chemotaxis protein CheX, producing the protein MDPLIDEKFILTVSQVLPEHFQKTLLVYADREAYGPSKNEGLCFENCTLVEFVGDINGKVYLALDGYTKLKLLPKIAKAFQIDPTSRSHSSSIMMEFANQIAGKLITEMRLGRYEIDILPPENLNHKLVPISLEHFRQYILIFNLKDRRGEEYMGRLYLILLLEKFPTPKK; encoded by the coding sequence ATGGATCCATTAATTGATGAAAAGTTTATCCTGACTGTTTCCCAAGTATTACCGGAACATTTTCAAAAGACTTTACTCGTCTATGCAGACAGAGAAGCTTATGGTCCTTCCAAAAACGAAGGTCTTTGTTTTGAAAATTGTACACTTGTTGAATTTGTTGGTGATATCAATGGAAAAGTATATCTTGCTTTAGATGGATATACAAAACTAAAACTCCTTCCCAAAATTGCCAAAGCCTTTCAAATTGATCCTACTTCCCGCTCTCATTCTTCATCCATCATGATGGAATTTGCAAACCAGATTGCCGGAAAATTAATTACAGAAATGAGACTTGGGCGTTACGAAATTGATATATTACCACCGGAGAACTTGAACCATAAACTAGTTCCAATTTCCTTAGAACATTTTCGCCAATACATTCTTATCTTTAATCTCAAAGATAGAAGAGGAGAAGAATATATGGGTAGGTTATATTTGATTTTATTGTTGGAAAAATTCCCTACTCCGAAAAAGTAA
- the msrA gene encoding peptide-methionine (S)-S-oxide reductase MsrA, with the protein MTEKVILGGGCFWCTEAVYLRIPGILSVRSGYAGGSTPNPTYKEICTGTTGHAEVIEIEFDPEIISYSKILEVFWVSHDPTTLNRQGNDVGTQYRSVIFYLNENQKELAVESKRKHAFLFPDPIVTEIAPAPEFYPAEDYHQNYFTLNPQNPYCHYVIFPKLKKLGLKL; encoded by the coding sequence ATGACGGAAAAAGTAATTTTAGGTGGTGGGTGTTTTTGGTGTACAGAAGCCGTATACCTAAGGATTCCCGGAATTCTTTCTGTAAGATCTGGATATGCAGGAGGCTCTACTCCTAATCCAACCTATAAAGAAATTTGTACTGGCACTACGGGCCATGCAGAAGTCATTGAAATTGAATTTGATCCTGAGATAATTTCTTATTCAAAAATTTTAGAAGTGTTTTGGGTTTCTCACGATCCCACAACACTCAACCGACAAGGAAACGATGTGGGTACACAGTATCGTTCGGTTATATTTTATTTGAATGAAAATCAAAAAGAATTAGCAGTGGAGTCCAAACGAAAACATGCGTTTCTTTTCCCTGATCCCATTGTGACAGAAATTGCACCAGCACCAGAGTTTTATCCTGCAGAGGATTACCACCAAAACTATTTTACTCTAAATCCGCAGAACCCGTACTGCCATTATGTAATATTTCCCAAGTTAAAAAAATTGGGTTTAAAACTATAA
- a CDS encoding DUF342 domain-containing protein, which translates to MDVKNAPDFNPERGLKIQISEDRLTATLVAKPIWLLGGSMSNILIYEALDNASIHRDRILMKEVDKAAIEIDKILKDPTKVKEDFNFIVAQGNPAKQGESGWIKFYFPRAQRVVLKDDGSADYRNINKYVHVKEGERLATLFEGIAGEQGIDVLGNPIYPNPIDRPRLTLGKNVLPKTVEDPEKPGRQLKEYFASLSGVVFSTDTSLTVSPELNIESNIGLGTGNINFEGTIRVKGTIEEGAIVNCQGSLYLDGNVESSDVVVGEDLEVKGGVKAKGKGVIRIKGDLRTKFIENGNLEIDGDCIVENFILGSKILCLGNVILTGESSSIIGSDITSYQGITVSSLGSTAQMDTVVEVGFHFRNDRLFIEGSSRLAEFERELEALVPEIQKIKEVVQRSRGKLDDARKEKFKEIFDAYQKKSKTVELLKSKIEELKGARYNQDNVKVVVRNTAHPGAIIKYRRQVEKITKAQTAFVMNFFPNQEKAMLTAFKGK; encoded by the coding sequence ATGGACGTTAAAAATGCACCGGACTTCAATCCGGAACGGGGACTGAAAATCCAAATCTCCGAGGATCGACTTACTGCAACTTTGGTCGCAAAACCAATTTGGTTGTTAGGTGGTTCTATGAGCAATATCTTGATTTATGAAGCTCTAGACAATGCATCCATTCATAGGGATCGGATTTTGATGAAAGAGGTAGACAAAGCCGCAATCGAAATCGATAAAATTCTCAAAGATCCCACAAAAGTAAAAGAAGATTTTAATTTTATCGTGGCCCAAGGAAACCCCGCCAAACAAGGAGAAAGTGGCTGGATCAAGTTTTATTTTCCAAGAGCACAACGTGTTGTCCTAAAGGACGACGGATCTGCTGATTATAGAAATATCAATAAATATGTTCACGTAAAAGAAGGCGAAAGACTTGCCACATTGTTTGAAGGAATTGCCGGAGAACAAGGGATTGATGTTTTAGGAAATCCAATTTATCCAAATCCTATTGATAGACCAAGACTTACCTTAGGAAAAAATGTACTCCCTAAAACAGTTGAGGATCCGGAAAAACCGGGAAGACAACTCAAAGAATACTTTGCATCCCTTAGTGGAGTTGTTTTTTCTACAGACACTTCCCTTACTGTTTCTCCAGAATTAAATATTGAAAGTAATATTGGACTCGGAACAGGAAACATCAACTTTGAAGGAACCATTCGAGTGAAAGGAACCATTGAAGAAGGTGCAATTGTCAATTGCCAAGGTTCTTTGTACTTAGATGGAAACGTAGAATCATCGGATGTTGTTGTAGGTGAAGACCTAGAAGTCAAAGGTGGAGTGAAAGCCAAAGGAAAAGGTGTCATTCGCATCAAAGGTGACTTACGTACGAAGTTTATTGAAAACGGAAACCTTGAAATTGATGGCGATTGTATCGTTGAAAATTTTATTTTAGGAAGCAAAATTCTTTGTTTAGGAAACGTAATCCTTACCGGAGAATCCTCTTCTATCATTGGATCCGATATCACTTCTTACCAAGGAATCACAGTTTCTTCATTAGGATCTACTGCCCAAATGGATACAGTCGTCGAAGTAGGATTTCATTTTAGAAATGATAGACTCTTTATTGAAGGTAGTTCAAGGCTAGCAGAGTTCGAAAGAGAATTAGAGGCACTGGTGCCAGAAATTCAAAAAATCAAAGAAGTCGTACAAAGATCTCGTGGTAAACTTGATGATGCACGAAAAGAAAAATTCAAAGAAATCTTTGATGCTTATCAGAAAAAAAGTAAAACTGTTGAATTATTAAAATCAAAGATTGAAGAACTGAAAGGTGCACGTTATAACCAAGATAATGTGAAAGTTGTCGTTAGGAATACAGCTCACCCTGGTGCGATAATCAAATACAGAAGACAGGTAGAAAAAATTACCAAGGCCCAAACAGCTTTTGTGATGAACTTTTTTCCAAACCAAGAAAAAGCCATGTTAACAGCTTTCAAAGGGAAATAA
- the lpdA gene encoding dihydrolipoyl dehydrogenase — MSSPNHFQVIVIGGGPGGYVAAIRAAQLGLQTCLVEREKLGGVCLNWGCIPTKALLESAHVLEHLKHAASFGLSCDNIKADFDVVIKRSRSVADQMAKGVEFLMKKNKITVVNGEASFQNSKTIQVKPSSGEPFTYTADFYILAVGAKNKALPFLPFDGKRVLSARDAMIEPKVIPNLAIIGAGAIGVEFADFYASMGSKVTIIEFQDHLLPNEDLEISGILERSFKKRGIEQYLSHGVETASVTDTGVELTIQDRKSAKKEKLNFDKVIVGVGITPNTGNIGLDEIGIKLKNGFVDFVGNYRSTVDHIYAIGDCIATPALAHVASAEGIRAAEDISVRVGNPHHLQIARLNYSYIPGCTYCHPEVASVGLTEEKAKAMGYEITVGKFPFTASGRAQAQGDTTGMVKIVSDKKHGEILGAHIIGSGATEMIAELTLGANMEITVRELANTIHAHPTLSEGIMESAAAVLGEAINI, encoded by the coding sequence ATGTCTAGTCCAAACCATTTCCAAGTCATCGTTATTGGAGGAGGGCCCGGTGGTTATGTCGCAGCCATCCGTGCTGCACAATTAGGATTACAAACTTGTCTTGTGGAACGTGAAAAACTCGGTGGAGTTTGTTTGAACTGGGGTTGTATTCCCACCAAAGCCCTGTTAGAAAGTGCTCATGTTTTGGAACATTTAAAACATGCAGCAAGTTTTGGATTGTCCTGCGACAATATCAAAGCTGATTTTGATGTCGTGATCAAACGTTCACGGTCTGTGGCAGACCAAATGGCCAAAGGTGTTGAGTTTCTGATGAAGAAAAACAAAATCACCGTCGTAAATGGAGAGGCTAGTTTCCAAAATTCCAAAACCATCCAAGTGAAGCCAAGTTCCGGTGAACCTTTCACTTACACTGCCGACTTTTATATTTTAGCGGTGGGAGCTAAAAACAAAGCCCTTCCTTTTTTGCCCTTTGACGGCAAACGTGTGTTATCTGCAAGAGATGCCATGATCGAACCAAAAGTCATTCCTAATCTTGCCATCATTGGGGCGGGGGCCATTGGAGTGGAGTTTGCGGATTTTTATGCCAGTATGGGTTCTAAGGTAACGATCATTGAATTCCAAGACCATTTACTACCCAATGAAGATTTAGAAATCTCTGGAATCTTAGAACGAAGTTTTAAAAAACGAGGGATTGAACAGTATTTGAGCCATGGAGTGGAAACGGCTTCTGTTACGGATACGGGAGTAGAACTTACCATACAAGATCGTAAATCCGCAAAAAAGGAAAAGTTAAACTTTGATAAGGTGATTGTTGGGGTGGGAATAACACCTAACACTGGTAATATTGGTTTAGATGAAATTGGAATCAAATTAAAAAATGGATTTGTGGATTTTGTCGGTAACTACCGTTCGACTGTGGATCATATTTATGCCATTGGGGATTGTATTGCCACACCGGCTCTCGCCCATGTGGCCAGTGCCGAAGGAATTCGTGCGGCAGAAGATATCTCTGTGCGAGTCGGTAACCCTCACCATTTACAAATCGCAAGACTCAACTATTCTTATATTCCGGGATGTACGTATTGCCATCCAGAAGTGGCGAGCGTGGGCCTTACAGAAGAAAAAGCAAAAGCAATGGGATATGAAATCACTGTTGGTAAATTTCCTTTTACCGCGAGTGGTCGTGCCCAGGCCCAAGGGGACACCACCGGAATGGTAAAAATTGTTTCGGATAAAAAACACGGGGAAATTTTAGGAGCCCACATCATTGGGAGTGGGGCCACTGAGATGATCGCAGAATTGACATTAGGTGCCAATATGGAGATTACGGTAAGAGAACTTGCTAATACCATTCATGCACATCCGACCTTGTCGGAAGGAATTATGGAAAGTGCGGCTGCGGTGCTCGGGGAAGCGATTAATATTTAG